The genomic window CCCGGGGCCTCTTCTACGGCGGCGGCTGGGGGCAGTTGGGCAAGCAGGTGCTGGGCGTCCTGGTGGTCGCGGGCTACTCCTTCGTGCTCTCCTGGCTGCTCGGCCAGGCGATTCAGAGGACGATCGGCTTCCGGGTCGCCGAGGAGGTCGAGGTGGCCGGCATCGACCAGGCCGAACACGCCGAGACCGCCTACGACTTCAGCGCGGTGGGGGCCAGCCTGGCCCGGGCGCTGGGCGGCTCCGCGACAGCGGCGGCCAAGCCCGGCGCCGCCGAGCCCGCTGGACCCAGGACCACGCACAAGACCGGAGTGGACGCCCGATGAAGCTGATCACCGCCGTCGTCAAGCCCCACCAGCTGGAGCCGGTCAAGGACGCGCTGCAGGCCTTCGGCGTCCAGGGCCTGACCGTCACCGAGGCCAGCGGCTACGGCCGCCAGCGCGGCCACACCGAGGTCTACCGGGGCGCCGAGTACACCGTCGACCTGGTCCCGAAGATCCGGATAGAGGTGCTGGTCGCCGACGACGACGCCGAGGACGTGATCGAGGTCCTGCTCAAGGCCGCCCGCACCGGACGGATCGGGGACGGCAAGGTCTGGAGCGTCCCGGTCGACACCGTGGTCCGGGTGCGGACCGGCGAGCGCGGACCCGACGCCCTGTGAATCACCCAGTCTGACATCACCTCACCGGACGGACCCGCAGCGGAGAGCACCCACCGCGGGTCCGTTCCCGCTCGGTCGGGAGCCGCCATGACCGTCGTTGACCCGCTCGAACCCGTGGACTACCAGGCCGCCCGGGCCGACCTGTTCGCCGACCCCGCACTGACCGGCCGCGAACGGCGCACCGCGCTGGCCGCGTTGACGGACCGCTGGCTGACCGGCCTGCTCGCGGCGGCCGGCGGTGGCGCGGACGGCGTCGCCCTGGTCGCGGTCGGCGGCTACGGCCGCGGCGAACTCTCCCCGCGCAGCGATCTGGACGTGCTGCTGCTGCACGACGGCGCCCCGGTCGGCGCGCTCGCCGACCGGCTCTGGTACCCGGTCTGGGACAGCGGTGTGGGCCTGGACCACTCGGTGCGCAAGCCCGCCGAGGCCCGTGCGGTGGCCGCCGCCGACCTGAAGGCGCAGCTGGGCCTGCTGGACGCCCGGCACCTGGCCGGCGACGCCGAGCTGACCGCCGCGCTGCGCTCGGCGGTGCTGGCCGACTGGCGGGAGCGGGCCGCCGAGCGGCTGCCCGAGCTGCGTGAACTCGGGCGGGAACGGGCCGAGCGCCACGGCGAGTTGGCCTACCGGCTGGAGCCCGACCTGAAGGAGGCCAGGGGCGGCCTGCGGGACGTGGTGGCGCTGGACGCGATCGCCGCCTCCTGGCTGGCCGACGCGCCGCGACAGGGCCTGGACGCCGCCCAGCGCAGGCTCAGCGACGTCCGTGACGCGCTGCACCTGGCCACCGGGCGGGCCACCGAGCGGCTCGCGCTCCAGGAGCAGGACCAGGTGGCCGCCGCGCTCGGCGTGCTGGATGCGGACACCCTGCTGCGCGAGGTCTACCAGGCTGCCCGCACCATCGCCTACGCCGGCGACGTGACCTGGCGCGCGGTGGACCGGCTGCTGGCCGCCCGCCGCTCCCGCGGCCGGCGGCCGTTCCGCTTCGGCCGCGCCGCCGCCCGCGGGGCCGACGCGCTGTCCCGCGGGAGCGCGGCGCGGCGCCCGCTGGCCGAGGGCGTGGTCGAGCAGGACGGCGAGGCGGTGCTCGCCCAGGGCGCCCGCCCGGCCACCGACCCGGTGCTGCCGCTGCGCGCGGCGGCAGCCGCCGCCCAGGCCGGCCTGGTGGTCGGCTACGCCACGGTGCGCCGGCTCGCCGCCGAGACCAAGGCGCTGCCGGTGCCCTGGCCCGACGAGGCGCGCGAACAGCTGATCACCCTGCTCGGCGCGGGCGAGGCCTGCCTGCCGGTCTGGGAGGCGCTGGAGGCCGAGGGGCTGATCACCAGACTGCTGCCGGACTGGGAGCGGGTGCGCTGCCGTCCGCAGCGCAACGCGGTGCACACCTGGACCGTGGACCGGCACCTGATCGAGACGGCGGTGCGGGCCGCCGCGCTGACCCGCCGGGTGGCCCGCCCGGACCTGCTGCTGGTCGCCGCCCTGCTGCACGACCTCGGCAAGGGCTGGCCGGGGGACCACTCGGTGGCCGGCGAGGTGATCGTGCGCGACGTGGCCGCCCGGATGGGCTTCGGCGAGGCGGACGTGGCGAGCCTGGCGCTGCTGGTGCGCCACCACCTGACGCTGGTGGAGACCGCCACCCGGCGCGACCTGGGCGACCCGGCGACCGTGGAGCTGATCGCCAAGACGGTGGGCACCACCGAGCACCTGGAGCTGCTGCACGCGTTGACCGAGGCGGACGCCCTCGCCACCGGACCGGCCGCCTGGAGCGCGTGGCGGGCCTCGCTGGTGGCCACCCTGGCCGACCGGGTGGCGGGCGTGCTGGCGGGGGAGGAGCCGGCGTCGCCGCAGGGCGAGGCCGGCGGCGCCACCGTGGCGCAGGAGCGGCTGGCGGTGGAGGCGGCGCGCACCGGTGAGCCGGCCCTGGCGATGCTCCCCTCCGCGGCCGCGGTGCCGTCCGAGGAGGCCACCGGGCAGGGCGAGCCGACCGGTGCGGAGCTGACGCTGGCCATCGTGGACCGGCCGGGGCTGCTCGGCACGGTCTCCGGGGTGCTGGCGCTCAACCGCCTCACCGTCCGCACGCTGACCCTGCGCGAGCTGGACCCGATCGGCGCGGGCCCGGTGCTGCTGCTCTCCTGGCGGGTGGCCGCCGAGTTCGGCGAGCTGCCCGAGGCCGCCCGGCTGCGGGCCGACCTGCGCCGCGCCCTGGACGGCTCGCTGGACCCCGGACGCCGGCTGGCCGAGCGGGACGCGGCGGTGCCCCGTCGGCGCGGCAGCAGCGTGCCGCCGCCCACGGTCACGGTGGCGCCCGGCGGCGTCTCGGCCACCGCCACCGTCCTGGAGGTGCGCGCGCACGACGCCCCCGGCCTGCTGCACCGGATCGGCCGGGCGCTGGACGAGGCGGGCGTGCGGGTGCGCACCGCCCACGTCAGCACCCTCGGTGCGGACGCGGTGGACGCCTTCTACCTCACCGACGCGGCCGGTGCCCGACTGACCGGGGCCGCCGCCGAGGCGGTGGCCGAGCAGGTGCGCGGAGCACTGCGCTGACCGGGTGGGGCCGGTGGCCGGGGTGTCCGGATACCCTGGTGGGCGACGACCGTACTCATACCGATGCCGCAAGGGACCCGCGACCGACGTGTTCGACACTCTTTCCGACCGCCTCGCAGCGACGTTCAAGAACCTCCGGGGCAAGGGCCGCCTCAGTGAGGCGGACATCGACGCCACCGCCCGCGAGATCCGGATCGCCCTGCTGGAGGCGGACGTCGCGCTCCCGGTGGTCCGGGCTTTCATCAAGCAGATCAAGGACCGGGCGCTCGGCGTCGAGGTCTCCGGGGCGCTGAACCCGGCGCAGCAGATCATCAAGATCGTCAACGAGGAGCTCATCAGCATCCTCGGTGGCGAGACCCGCCGCCTGCAGTACGCCAAGACCGGCCCCACCGTGATCATGCTGGCGGGTCTGCAGGGCGCCGGTAAGACCACGCTGGCCGGCAAGCTCGGCCACTGGCTGAAGCAGCAGAAGCACACCCCGCTGCTGGTCGCCTGCGACCTGCAGCGCCCCAACGCGGTCACCCAGCTGAACGTGGTGGCCGACCGGGCCGGTGTCGCCTTCTACGGCCCCGAGCCGGGCAACGGCGTGGGCGACCCGGTCAAGGTGGCCTCGGACGCGATCGAGTACGCCAAGCAGAAGCAGTACGACGTCGTCATCGTCGACACCGCCGGTCGCCTGGGCATCGACGCCGAGCTGATGCAGCAGGCCGCCGACATCCGGGCCGCGGTCAACCCGGACGAGGTCCTGTTCGTCGTCGACGCGATGATCGGCCAGGACGCGGTCACCACCGCGCAGGCCTTCCTCGAGGGCGTCGACTTCACCGGCGTGGTGCTCTCCAAGCTGGACGGCGACGCCCGTGGTGGTGCCGCGCTCTCGGTGGCGCACATCACCGGCCGGCAGATCATGTTCGCCTCCAACGGTGAGAAGGTCGACGACTTCGACGCCTTCCACCCGGACCGGATGGCCTCGCGCATCCTGGGCATGGGCGACGTCCTGTCGCTGATCGAGAAGGCCGAGCAGACCTTCTCGCAGGCCGAGGCCGAGAAGATGGCCGCCAAGCTGCAGGGCGGCGGCAAGGACTTCACGCTGGACGACTTCCTGTCGCAGCTGGAGCAGGTCCAGAAGATGGGCTCGATCTCCAAGCTGCTCGGGATGCTCCCCGGCATGGGCCAGATCCGCGAGCAGATCAACAACATCGACGACAAGGACGTCAACCGCGTCGGCGCGATCATCAAGTCGATGACCCCGGCCGAGCGGACCGACCCGAAGATCATCAACGGCTCGCGCCGGCTGCGCATCGCCAAGGGTTCGGGCGTCGGTGTCGGCGAGGTCAACAACCTGGTCGAGCGCTTCTTCGAGGCCCGCAAGATGATGACCGCGATGGCCTCGGGCAAGGGCATCCCGGGCATGCCGGGGATCCCGGGCATGGGCGGCGGCGGCAAGAAGTCGGGCAAGAAGGCGCCGGTCGCCAAGGGCAAGCGCAAGAGCGGCAACCCGCTCAAGCGGGCCCAGGAGGAGGCCGCCGCCGCCGAGCGCCGGGCGCTGGGCCCGGGCGCGGGGCAGCAGGCCGGCGCCGACGGCGGTGCGTTCGGGATCGGTGCGGGCAAGGGCCCGGCCGACTTCGAGCTGCCCAAGGAGTTCAAGGACCTGCTCTGATGCTCGTCCGACCTGCGCTGAGCAGGTGATCGCCGTACGGCCCGCCGCCTTCGTCATGAGGTGGCGGGCCGTACGCGTGCCCGATGATGTTGCGATGAGCCGAGTGACCATCCGTGCCCCCAGATCGACCGACACCGGTCCGTACGCCGCCGCGGTGCTGCGATCGGCCGAGCACATCAGGCCGTGGAACCCGGTCGAGCCGGACGGCCTGCCGGACCTGCTGCAGCGTCAGGGTCCCGGGCTGCGCAGCTACCTGATCGTCGACCGGGTGGACGCCGGGCTGGTCGGCAAGTGCAACGTGTCCAACATCGTGATGGGCCGGTTCTGCAACGCCGCCCTCGGCTACGACAGTTACCTGCCCTACGCGGGCACCGGGCGGATGACCGAGGGCATGCGGCTGGTGGTGGACCGCTGCTTCGCCGACCAGGTGGCCGGCGGTCTGGGCCTGCACCGCCTGGAGATCAACGTGCAGCCGGAGAACGAGCGTTCGATCGCACTGGCCCGCCGGCTGGGCTTCCGGCACGAGGGGTTCACTCCGCGGATGCTCTTCCTCGCCGGCGCCTGGCGCGACCACGAGCGGTTCGCCCTGACGGCCGAGGAGTGGCCGCCGCGGGGGGTCTCATGAGCACTCCGGGGTAGACCGGCGCGGCGGCGTTGCTGGTGGATTGTCCGGTTTTCGGCCCGTATGGTCCGGACTGTGACCGAACCCGTGCCGCCCCGCCAGAGTCCCGACCAGCCCTGGCGTTCCGAGGGTGCGCCGCCTCCGCCGCCGCCGACCCCGCCGCGCCGCAAGATGCCCGGCGGCTGGATCGGACTGATCCTCACCGCCCTGGTGGTCTTCCTGATCAGCGATCTGCTGCTGAGCTTCTTCGGCAACGGCGGCGGCACCACCGTCTCCTACACCGAGTTCAACAACGAGCTGAACAAGGGCAACATCGCCAAGATCTACTCCAAGGGCGACGCGATCGAGGGCACCCTGAAGGCGTCCGCGCCCAAGCCGGACGGCGGCAAGGGCAGCTACACGGAGTTCACCACCCAGCGGCCCTCGTTCGCCAACGACAACCTCTACAGCACCCTGCTCACCCAGGGCGTCGAGGTCACCGCAGAACCGGTCGTGCAGCAGCGCAGCTTCCTGGCCAACCTGCTGATCTCGCTGGCCCCGATGCTGCTGCTGATCGTCGTCTGGGTGCTGCTGGCCCGCCGGATGGCCGGCGGGCCGGGCGGTGGGCCGCTGGGCCGCAAGGCCCCGCCCAAGCCGGTCACCCCCGAGGAGGGCAAGCGCACCACCTTCGCCGACGTGGCCGGCATCGACGAGGTCAAGGCGGAGCTGACCGAGGTGGTGGACTTCCTGAAGAACCCGGGCGCCTACCGCAAGCTGGGCGCCAAGATGCCCGGCGGCGTCCTGCTGGCCGGCCCGCCGGGCACCGGCAAGACGCTGCTCGCCCGGGCGGTGGCCGGCGAGGCCGGGGTGCCGTTCTTCTCCGCCTCGGCCTCGGAGTTCATCGAGATGATCGTCGGGGTCGGCGCCAGCCGGGTGCGCGAACTCTTCGCCGAGGCCCGCAAGGTGGCCCCGGCGATCATCTTCATCGACGAGATCGACACCATCGGGCGCAAGCGCGGCGGCGGCAACACGATGGGCGGCCACGACGAGCGCGAGCAGACGCTCAACCAGATCCTCACCGAGATGGACGGCTTCTCCGGCTCCGAGGGCGTCGTGGTGCTGGCCGCCACCAACCGGGCCGACGTGCTCGACCCCGCGCTGCTGCGCCCCGGGCGGTTCGACCGGGTGGTCAACGTCAGCCCGCCCGACCGCGACGGCCGCACCGCGATCCTGGCCATCCACGCCCGCGAGGTGCCGCTCGCCCAGGGCACCAGCCTGGCCGAGGTCGCCAAGAGCACCCCGGGGATGACCGGCGCCGAACTCGCCAACCTGGTCAACGAGGCGGCCCTGCTGGCGGTCAGGCGCCGGCGGCCCAGCGTGGACCAGCGGGACCTCTCCGAGGCACTGGAGAAGGTCCAACTGGGCGCCGTGCGGCCGCTGGTGATGCCCGACGCGGACCGCAGGCGGACCGCGTACCACGAGAGCGGCCACGCGCTGCTCGGCATGCTGCAGCCCGGCGCCGACCCGGTCCGCAAGGTCACCATCGTGCCGCGCGGCCGGGCGCTGGGTGTCACCATGTCCACCCCGGAGGCCGACCGCTACTCCTACACCGAGCAGTACCTGCGCGGCCGGATCATCGGTGCGCTCGGCGGGATGGCCGCCGAGCAGGTGGTCTACGGGCTGATCACCACCGGCGCGGAGAGCGACCTGGAGCAGGTCACCAACATCGCCCGCGGGATGGCCGGCCGCTGGGGCATGAGCGAGCGGGTCGGGCGGCTGACCGCGATCCCCGACGACAGCCAGGGCGCCTACGGCCTGTCCGCCGCGCCCAGCACGCTGGACCTCGTCGACCACGAGGCCCGGCGGATCGTCGCCGAGTGCTACGAGGAGGCACTGGCCACCCTGAACGAGCACCGCCCCCGGCTCGACGCGCTGGCCGCGGCCCTGCTGGAGCACGAGACGCTGGACGAGGAGGCCGCCTACCGGGCCGCCGGGATTGCGCGGGATTCCGCCTGAGGCTGCGTGAGGTCGCAGCGGACCGCGTCAGGTCCGCTCGGCCAGCACGTAGCGGAACCCGTTGGCCATCCGGACGGTGTCGTCCGCCCGGGTGAACGGGTGCAGCGCCTCGGCGACCTCCTTGGTCACCGGTGCCTCGCCCGCGTAGGCCACCGCCGCGTCGAACCAGCCGGTGGCCAGCAGCCCGCGCACGGCGCTGTCCAGGTCCGGATAGCCGAACGGGCAGCTCACCCGCCCGCTGGCCACCACGCGCAGCCCCGCCCCGGCGGCCAGTGCGGCCAGCTCGCCGGCCCCGCCGAGCCGCAGCGGGTCGGGCGCCCGGCGCGGTCCGCTGCGCCGGCGGGCCACCTCCAGCACGGCCGCGCTCTGGCAGTCCCGGGCCGGCCCGAAGCCGGCCAGCGCCACCAGCCCGCCGGGCAGCACCAGGCGAGCGGCCTCCCGGGCCACCCGGTGCGGCTCCTCGGCCATCCGCAGCGGTTCGAAGACGGTGACCACGCGGTGGGCCGGGCTGCTCCCCGGGCTCCCGGCCGCCACCGCCAGCCGGCGGGCCCGGGCCAGCTCGCGCAGCTCCGGGTCCGGTTCCAGGCCCGCGACCTGGGCCCCGCGCCCGGCCGCCAGCAGCAGCGCGAGGCCGGAGCGGCAGCCCAGGTCGAGCAGGCTGGTCCCGGGGCCGACGGCCGCACGCTCGTGCACCGCCTCGTAGAGCGGCACCAGCGTGCGCTCCTGGATCTCGGCCCAGTCGCGCGCCCGTGAGGCGGGCCGCGGGCGGGGCGGTGCGGGTGCCGTGCCGTGCGCTGAAGCCATCGGGTGGCCTCCCAATCAGGTCCGGTCCAACGAGCTGCGGATGCTCCCCCCACGGTTCGTCCCGACTCCAGCGAAGCGCGGCGCGGGCGCGGCGTCCAGAGGAGCACGCCGGAGCATCGCCGTTCGGCGGGCGTGCGCCCCCTGGGGGTGCTCCGGCTCCCGCTCCCGGCCGTGCGGATGGAATCGATTCACACTCCGTCCGTCCCACGCCGTACCATTCGCCCCATGGCAAAGGCTCCCGTTCTCACCCCCCAGGCGGACGACTTTCCGCGCTGGTACCAGGATCTGATCAACAAGGCCGAACTGGCCGACAACGGTCCGGTGCGCGGCACCATGGTCATCCGACCGTATGCGTACGCGCTGTGGGAGCGGATGCAGCAGGACCTGGACGCGCGGATCAAGAAGGCCGGTGCGCAGAACGCGTACTTCCCGCTCTTCATCCCGCAGTCCTACCTGACCAAGGAGGCCGAGCACGTCGAGGGCTTCGCCCCCGAGCTCGCAGTTGTCACCCACGGCGGCGGCAAGGACCTCGAGGAGCCGGTCGTGGTCCGGCCCACCTCCGAGACCATCATCAACGAGTACTTCTCCAAGTGGGTGCAGAGCCACCGCGACCTGCCGCTGCTGATCAACCAGTGGGCCAACGTGGTCCGTTGGGAGCTGCGCCCGCGAGTCTTCCTGCGCACCACCGAGTTCCTCTGGCAGGAGGGCCACACCGCCCACGCCACCTACGAGGACGCCCGCGCGTACGCGTCGATGATCCACACCCAGGTCTACGGCGACTTCATGACCAACGTGCTCGGCATCGACGTGGTGCTCGGCCGCAAGACCGTCAAGGAGCGCTTCGCCGGCGCCATCAACACCCTCACCCTCGAGGCGATGATGGGCGACGGCAAGGCGCTGCAGATGGGCACCGCGCACGAGCTGGGCCAGAACTTCGCCAAGGCCTTCAACACGACCTACCAGCTGCAGGGCGCCGAGCGCGAGCACGTCTGGCAGACCTCCTGGGGTGTCACCACCCGCATGGTCGGCGGCCTGATCATGTCGCACGGCGACGACAACGGCCTGCGGGTCCCGCCGCGGCTGGCGGCCGTGCAGGCCGTCGTGCTCGCCATCAAGGGCGACGACGCGGTGATCGCCAAGGTCCGCGAGATCGGCGCCACCCTGGAGGCGGCGGGCGTGCGCGTGGTGGTCGACGACCGCACCGACACCCCGTTCGGCCGCCGCGCGGTGGACTGGGAGCTCAAGGGCGTCCCGCTGCGCATCGAGGTCGGCCCGCGCGACCTGGAGAACGGCACCGCGATGCTGGCCCGCCGCATCCCCGGCGGCAAGGAGCCGGTCTCCATCGACGCGCTGGCCGCGCTGGTGCCCGGGATCCTGGAGGAGGACCAGGCGCTGCTGCTGCGCCAGTCCCGCGAGCGCCGCGAGTCCCGCACGGTGGACGTCAAGACCATCGACGAGTGCGTCGAGGCCGCCGCCACCGGCTGGGGCCGGATCTCCTGGGCCGACCTCGGCCCGGAGGGCGAGACGAAGCTCGCCGAGCAGGGTGTCTCGGTCCGCTGCCTGGTCGCCGCCGACGGTTCGGTCCCGGACTCGTACGACCAGGAAGGCAACCTCGCGATTGTCGCGCGGGCCTACTGATTTAGGCGCGCTGTTTCACCGGCTGAGTAACCAGTGGGTGACGGCGTCTCGCCTACTGGCCGGTCAACTCCCAGTGCGGGCGAACTAGCGGTACGGTGTACGGCCCGTGGCCCTGTCAAAAACACGTACAGGGCCCGGGCCGGACAACTCGGCGCGGCGCTCTGCCGTGCCCGGGAATCGGGCGACCCGGCGAGGAACGACGGGTGCAGACACCGAGGGGGTTGGTCTTGCGTCAGATTTCGAACGCTCAACACGGGCATTGTTACGCCCAGCTGAGAGTTCTCCGGGAATTCCTGGTGAGTGCTCAAGAATGGAACGTCGGAACCGACTCCCTCGTTGGCATAGCGTGAGCACGACACAGCCTCTCGTCCTCGCGGCCGAACTGGCCGCCGCCTGGAGCGACATCCAGGCCCACCATCACGACCTCCCCGATCTCGCCTCGCCCGAGGCACTGATCGGCGAGTCGTCCTCGGCCTGCGGCACCCGGCTCGGTTTCGAGCGGTTGCTGCACGAGGCCGCCCACGGACTGGCCGCCGCCCGCGAGATCCGGGACACCTCCCGGGCCGGGCGCTACCACAACCGTCGATTCCTTCTGCTCGCCTCCGAGTTGGGGCTGGCGCACCCGGTCGAACCGCATGCCAGCAGCGGCTTCTCCCAGGTGACCATGCTCGCCGAGACCCAGGAGCGGTACGCCGCGACCATCGAGCGGCTGGAGCTCGCCCTCGGCGCCCACCAGCAGGCGGTGGCCGGGACGCCCGACGGCGGAGTGCTGCGCGCGTTCCGCGGCCCGGCGGCCCGGCACGGCTCCTCCGGTGGCGGCGTGCGGGTCAAGGCCGTCTGCGGCTGCGGCCGCAACGTCCGGGTGGTGCCGTCGGTGCTGGCCCAGGCCTCGATCGTGTGCGGCGCCTGTCAGCAGCCGTTCAAGATCGCCTGATCGCGTACGCCCTCCGGCCGGGCCCGGCCCGCGGTCTGTGCCGCGTCACGCACAGCCCGTGGTCGGGTTCCGCCCCCGGTCGGGCGGCTGTGCGTGATGTGGCACAATCGATAGCTGATACCCGGCAGCCAACAGGAACCCTCTCGCCTACGGCTGGCGTGTCATTCGAACGACCGACCCCGCAACCCCACGCGGGAGCGCGGTCGCTCACCCACGTCAACTCCAGGAGAATCCACTCCCGTGGCAGTCAAGATCAAGCTCAAGCGTCTCGGCAAGATTCGCGCCCCGCACTACCGCATCGTCATCGCCGACTCGCGCACCAAGCGTGACGGTCGCGCGATCGAGGAGATCGGCATCTACCAGCCGACCTACAACCCCTCGAAGATCGAGGTCGACAGCGACCGCGCCCAGTACTGGCTGTCCGTCGGCGCCCAGCCGACCGAGCCGGTGCTCGCCATCCTCAAGCTGACCGGTGACTGGCAGAAGTTCAAGGGCCTGCCCGCCCCGGCCCCGCTGCTGGTCGCCGAGCCCAAGGTCGAGGACTTCTCGCACCTGTTCGCGAAGGCCGTCGCCGGCTTCGAGGACGCCACCACCGGTGTTGCCATCACCCCGAAGGCCAAGAAGTCGGACAAGGCCGAGGCTGACGCCGACGCCGACGCCGCTTCCACCGAGGCCTGAGCGTGATCGAGGACGCCCTCGATCACCTGGTGAAGGGCATTGTCGAGCACCCCGAGGACGTTCAGGTGCGCTCGCGCAATCTGCGTCGGGGCAACACCATCGAGGTGCGAGTGCACCCCGATGACCTCGGCAAGGTGATCGGCCGTGGCGGCCGCACCGCGCGTGCGCTGCGCACCGTGGTCGGCGCGCTCGGCGGTCGCAACGTCCGGGTCGACCTGGTCGACGTGGACAACATC from Kitasatospora sp. NBC_01250 includes these protein-coding regions:
- a CDS encoding P-II family nitrogen regulator, translated to MKLITAVVKPHQLEPVKDALQAFGVQGLTVTEASGYGRQRGHTEVYRGAEYTVDLVPKIRIEVLVADDDAEDVIEVLLKAARTGRIGDGKVWSVPVDTVVRVRTGERGPDAL
- a CDS encoding [protein-PII] uridylyltransferase codes for the protein MTVVDPLEPVDYQAARADLFADPALTGRERRTALAALTDRWLTGLLAAAGGGADGVALVAVGGYGRGELSPRSDLDVLLLHDGAPVGALADRLWYPVWDSGVGLDHSVRKPAEARAVAAADLKAQLGLLDARHLAGDAELTAALRSAVLADWRERAAERLPELRELGRERAERHGELAYRLEPDLKEARGGLRDVVALDAIAASWLADAPRQGLDAAQRRLSDVRDALHLATGRATERLALQEQDQVAAALGVLDADTLLREVYQAARTIAYAGDVTWRAVDRLLAARRSRGRRPFRFGRAAARGADALSRGSAARRPLAEGVVEQDGEAVLAQGARPATDPVLPLRAAAAAAQAGLVVGYATVRRLAAETKALPVPWPDEAREQLITLLGAGEACLPVWEALEAEGLITRLLPDWERVRCRPQRNAVHTWTVDRHLIETAVRAAALTRRVARPDLLLVAALLHDLGKGWPGDHSVAGEVIVRDVAARMGFGEADVASLALLVRHHLTLVETATRRDLGDPATVELIAKTVGTTEHLELLHALTEADALATGPAAWSAWRASLVATLADRVAGVLAGEEPASPQGEAGGATVAQERLAVEAARTGEPALAMLPSAAAVPSEEATGQGEPTGAELTLAIVDRPGLLGTVSGVLALNRLTVRTLTLRELDPIGAGPVLLLSWRVAAEFGELPEAARLRADLRRALDGSLDPGRRLAERDAAVPRRRGSSVPPPTVTVAPGGVSATATVLEVRAHDAPGLLHRIGRALDEAGVRVRTAHVSTLGADAVDAFYLTDAAGARLTGAAAEAVAEQVRGALR
- the ffh gene encoding signal recognition particle protein → MFDTLSDRLAATFKNLRGKGRLSEADIDATAREIRIALLEADVALPVVRAFIKQIKDRALGVEVSGALNPAQQIIKIVNEELISILGGETRRLQYAKTGPTVIMLAGLQGAGKTTLAGKLGHWLKQQKHTPLLVACDLQRPNAVTQLNVVADRAGVAFYGPEPGNGVGDPVKVASDAIEYAKQKQYDVVIVDTAGRLGIDAELMQQAADIRAAVNPDEVLFVVDAMIGQDAVTTAQAFLEGVDFTGVVLSKLDGDARGGAALSVAHITGRQIMFASNGEKVDDFDAFHPDRMASRILGMGDVLSLIEKAEQTFSQAEAEKMAAKLQGGGKDFTLDDFLSQLEQVQKMGSISKLLGMLPGMGQIREQINNIDDKDVNRVGAIIKSMTPAERTDPKIINGSRRLRIAKGSGVGVGEVNNLVERFFEARKMMTAMASGKGIPGMPGIPGMGGGGKKSGKKAPVAKGKRKSGNPLKRAQEEAAAAERRALGPGAGQQAGADGGAFGIGAGKGPADFELPKEFKDLL
- a CDS encoding GNAT family N-acetyltransferase, with amino-acid sequence MSRVTIRAPRSTDTGPYAAAVLRSAEHIRPWNPVEPDGLPDLLQRQGPGLRSYLIVDRVDAGLVGKCNVSNIVMGRFCNAALGYDSYLPYAGTGRMTEGMRLVVDRCFADQVAGGLGLHRLEINVQPENERSIALARRLGFRHEGFTPRMLFLAGAWRDHERFALTAEEWPPRGVS
- the ftsH gene encoding ATP-dependent zinc metalloprotease FtsH, with the protein product MTEPVPPRQSPDQPWRSEGAPPPPPPTPPRRKMPGGWIGLILTALVVFLISDLLLSFFGNGGGTTVSYTEFNNELNKGNIAKIYSKGDAIEGTLKASAPKPDGGKGSYTEFTTQRPSFANDNLYSTLLTQGVEVTAEPVVQQRSFLANLLISLAPMLLLIVVWVLLARRMAGGPGGGPLGRKAPPKPVTPEEGKRTTFADVAGIDEVKAELTEVVDFLKNPGAYRKLGAKMPGGVLLAGPPGTGKTLLARAVAGEAGVPFFSASASEFIEMIVGVGASRVRELFAEARKVAPAIIFIDEIDTIGRKRGGGNTMGGHDEREQTLNQILTEMDGFSGSEGVVVLAATNRADVLDPALLRPGRFDRVVNVSPPDRDGRTAILAIHAREVPLAQGTSLAEVAKSTPGMTGAELANLVNEAALLAVRRRRPSVDQRDLSEALEKVQLGAVRPLVMPDADRRRTAYHESGHALLGMLQPGADPVRKVTIVPRGRALGVTMSTPEADRYSYTEQYLRGRIIGALGGMAAEQVVYGLITTGAESDLEQVTNIARGMAGRWGMSERVGRLTAIPDDSQGAYGLSAAPSTLDLVDHEARRIVAECYEEALATLNEHRPRLDALAAALLEHETLDEEAAYRAAGIARDSA
- a CDS encoding class I SAM-dependent methyltransferase; protein product: MASAHGTAPAPPRPRPASRARDWAEIQERTLVPLYEAVHERAAVGPGTSLLDLGCRSGLALLLAAGRGAQVAGLEPDPELRELARARRLAVAAGSPGSSPAHRVVTVFEPLRMAEEPHRVAREAARLVLPGGLVALAGFGPARDCQSAAVLEVARRRSGPRRAPDPLRLGGAGELAALAAGAGLRVVASGRVSCPFGYPDLDSAVRGLLATGWFDAAVAYAGEAPVTKEVAEALHPFTRADDTVRMANGFRYVLAERT
- the proS gene encoding proline--tRNA ligase, with the protein product MAKAPVLTPQADDFPRWYQDLINKAELADNGPVRGTMVIRPYAYALWERMQQDLDARIKKAGAQNAYFPLFIPQSYLTKEAEHVEGFAPELAVVTHGGGKDLEEPVVVRPTSETIINEYFSKWVQSHRDLPLLINQWANVVRWELRPRVFLRTTEFLWQEGHTAHATYEDARAYASMIHTQVYGDFMTNVLGIDVVLGRKTVKERFAGAINTLTLEAMMGDGKALQMGTAHELGQNFAKAFNTTYQLQGAEREHVWQTSWGVTTRMVGGLIMSHGDDNGLRVPPRLAAVQAVVLAIKGDDAVIAKVREIGATLEAAGVRVVVDDRTDTPFGRRAVDWELKGVPLRIEVGPRDLENGTAMLARRIPGGKEPVSIDALAALVPGILEEDQALLLRQSRERRESRTVDVKTIDECVEAAATGWGRISWADLGPEGETKLAEQGVSVRCLVAADGSVPDSYDQEGNLAIVARAY
- the rpsP gene encoding 30S ribosomal protein S16; this encodes MAVKIKLKRLGKIRAPHYRIVIADSRTKRDGRAIEEIGIYQPTYNPSKIEVDSDRAQYWLSVGAQPTEPVLAILKLTGDWQKFKGLPAPAPLLVAEPKVEDFSHLFAKAVAGFEDATTGVAITPKAKKSDKAEADADADAASTEA
- a CDS encoding RNA-binding protein, which produces MIEDALDHLVKGIVEHPEDVQVRSRNLRRGNTIEVRVHPDDLGKVIGRGGRTARALRTVVGALGGRNVRVDLVDVDNIR